GAAACGCGCCTTGGGAGAGATCCAGAGCTGGTCTGGGAATAGTGGGAataatgggaattatgggatgggaatgggaatgatgggaatgatgggaatgggggaatggggatggggatggggatgggaatgggggaatgggaatggggatgggggtgggaatgggaatggggatggggatggggatggggatggggatggggatggggatgaggatgggaatgggggaatgggaatgggggaatgagaatggggatgggaacggggatggggcagggagggacacgGAGAGCTCCGTGAGGAGCCTGAAACGCGCCTTGGGAGAGATCCAGAGCTGGTCTGGGAATAGTGGGAATAATGGGAATTGTgggatgggaatgatgggaattatgggaattatgggatggggatgggaatggggatggggatgggggaatggggatggggcagTTCAagggggagctgggaggggagaaTTCCATGGACAGAaattccttctcctgctccccaattcctccttcccccaattcccaccccaattcccaccccaattcccccttcccccaattcccccttcccccaattcccaccccaattccttcctcctcccccttctccctccccaatTCCCGCTGCAATTCCCGGGTTTCCCTCTGGGCTCTCTCCCGGCGCTTCCCGCGGCTCCGGTGCCACCTGCCGGCGATTCCCGCCTGGAATTCCCTGCCCGGagccttccctgctcctccccttttcctttttccctgattttccctgatttttcctcctttttcctcctttcccctccttttccccattttttccctcctttcccctcctttcccctccttttccctccctttcccttcttttcccttcttttccctgattttccctcctttcccctcctttcccctctttttccccatttttttccctccttttccctccttttccctgattttccctcttttttcctccttttccctccttttccccatttttcccatttttcccccgtttttcccccatttcctcctgttccccatcccatcccaccccagtccctcccagtccctcccagtccctcccagtccatcccagtccatcccatcccattcccagtccatcccagtccatcccagtccctcccatcccatcccattcccagtccatcccagtccctcccagtccatcccagtccatcccatcccagtccctcccatcccatcccattcccagtctatcccagtccatcccagtcaatcccgtcccattcccagttcatcccagtcaatcccgtcccattcccagtccctcccatcccattcccagtccatcccattcccagttccctcccagtccatcccagtccctcccatcccattcccagtccctcccagtccatcccagtccctcccatcccattcccagtcgctcccagtcgctcccagtcactcccagttgctcccagtctctcccagtcgcTCCCGTCCCATTCCCAGTCGCTCCTATCccgttcccagtccctcccagtccatcccagtccctcccatcccattcccagtccgtcccagtccctcccagttgctGACGCTCTCGGTTGCCGCTGTTGCAGCCTCATGGATCGGGAGGTGGCCCTGCTGGCCGAGATGGACACGGTCAAGGCGGAAGCGAGTGAGGCCCCGGCCCTGACCCCgaccccaaaatgggacccctgaccccaaaatgggacccCTGAGCCTGACCCCgaccccaaaatgggacccCTGAGCCCGAtcctgaccccaaaatgggacccCTGAGCCCGAtcctgaccccaaaatgggacccccccaaccccaaaatGGGACCCCCCAACCCCAATCCTGACCCTGACCCCAATCCTGACCCCAACCCCAAAATGGGACCCCgaccccaaaatgggacccCTGACCCCAACCCTGAGCCCGACCCCAATCCTGACCCTGACCCCgaccccaaaatgggacccCTGACCCCGAtcctgaccccaaaatgggacccCTGACCCTGACCCTGACATGGGACCGCCTGACCCCGACCCCAACCCCAAAATGGGACCCCCCAACCCCGACCCTGACCCCAATCCTGACCCCgaccccaaaatgggacccCTGACCCTGATCCCAATCCTGACCCCGACCCCAAAATGGGACCTCCTGACCCCGACCCCGACCCTGAGCCCAACCCCAATCCTGACCCTGACCCCgaccccaaaatgggacccTCCAACCCTGACCCCGATCCTGACCCCgaccccaaaatgggacccCCCCGGCCCTGACCGTGACCCTGACCCTGATCCTGAGCCCTGACCCTGACCCCgaccccaaaatgggacccCCCGACCCCGACCCTGACCCCAACCCTGACCCCGACCCTgaccctgaccccattcccggCCCCGGGGCCATTCCCGCCATTCCCAAGGGGGGGAAGGGAATTCCCGGTTTTCCATCCCTAATTCCTGCTTTCCcaggcttttttccccatttcccatccccAATTCCCcgggtttttccccctttcccgtGTGTCATTCCCAGTTTCCCGTGTGTCATTCCCGgggttttccccctttcccgTGTGTCATTCCCGAATTCCCAGTTCCCGTGTGTCATTCCCGGTTCCCGTGTGTCATTCCCGAATTCCCGGTTTCCCGTGTATCATTCCCGGATTCCCAGTTTCCCGTGTGTCATTCCCGgggttttccccctttcccgTGTGTCATTCCCGGATTCCCGGggtttctccccatttcccatccccAATTCCCGGGgtttttcccaccctttcccgTGTGTCATTcccggggtttttccccctttcccgtGTGTCATTCCCGGTTCCCGTGTGTCATTCCCGAATTCCCGgggttttccccctttcccgTGTGTCATTcccggggtttttccccctttcccgtGTGTCATTCCCGGTTTCCCATGTGTCATTCCCGAATTCCCGGTTTCCCGTGTGTCATTCCCGGTTCCCGTGTGTCATTCCCGGTTTCCCGGTTCCCGTGTGTCATTcccggggtttttcccccctttcccgtGTGTCATTCCCGGTTTCCCGTGTGTCATTCCccaattcccagttcccatgtGTCATTCCCAGTTCCCGTGTGTCATTCCCAGTTCCCGTGTGTCATTCCCGGTTTCCCGTGTGTCATTCCCGGTTCCCGTGTGTCATTCCCCAATTCCCGGTTCCCGTGTGTCATTcccggggtttttcccccctttcccgtGTGTCATTCCCGGTTTCCCGTGTGTCATTCCCGGTTCCCGTGTGTCATTCCCGAATTCCCGGTTTCCCGTGTGTCACTCCCGGTTCCCGTTCCCAGTGGAGCTCCTGGCGCTCCGGCAGCGCCGCGCCGAGGCCCTGCGGAAGCTCACGGAGGCGGCGCCGGGAATGTcggaggagcagctgctggagctgcgcGCGGACATCAAGGTGTGATCCCGGGAATCCGCGGGGATCCCTGCCCCGATCCCATGGAATCCCTGCCCTGATCCCATTGGAATTCCTGCCCTGATCCCTGCCCCGATCCCATTGAATCCCTGCCCTGATCCCATGGAATCCCTGCCCTGATCCCATTGGAATCCCTGCCCTGATCCCATTGGAATTCCTGCCCTGATCCCATTGGAATTCCTGCCCTGATCCCTGTCCCGATCCCATGgaatcccagccctgatcccatTGGAATTCCTGCCCTGATCCCATGGAATTCCTGCCCTGATCCCATTGGAATTCCTGCCCTGATCCCTGCCCCAATCCCTTGGAATCCCTGCCCCAATCCCATTGGAATTCCTGCCCGGATCCCATTGGAATTCCTGCCCTGATCCCTGCCCCGATCCCATGGAATTCCTGCCCCGATCCCATTGGAATTCCTGCCCTGATCCCATGGAATCCCTGCCCTGATCCCATTGGAATTCCTGCCCCGATCCCATGGAATTCCTGCCCCAATCCCTTGGGAATTCCTGCTTTGATcccggtgctcccagccccattcccactcctGCTCTGATCCCGGGCAGCTCCGGCTTGGAtctccccattccctgcccccATTCCCGCTGGGAATTCCCGTTGTTCCCGCTGggaattcccaattttcccgcTGGGAATTCCCATCATTCCGGGTGGGAATTCCCATTGTTCCGGGTGGGAATTCCCGACTTTCCCGCTGGGAATTCCTGTTGTTCCGGCTGGGAATTCCCGATTTTCCTGCTGGGAATTCCCGTTGTTCCGGGTGGGAATTCCCGATTTTCCCGCTGGGAATTCCCGTtgttccagctgggaattcccgttgttccagctgggaattcccGATTTTCCTGCTGGGAATTCCCGATTTTCCCGCTGGGAATTCCCGTTGTTCCTGCTGGGAATTCCCAATTTTCCGGGTGGGAATTCCCGATTTTCCCGCTGGGAATTCCCATCATTCCGGGTGGGAATTCCCGTTGTTCCCGCTGGGAATTCCCATTGTTCCTGATGGGAATTCCCGTTGTTCCGGGTGGGAATTCCCGTTGTTCCGGGTGGGAATTCCCGTTGTTCCGTGGATTTTCCAGCACTTTGTGAGCGAGCGCAAGTTCGATGAggagctgggccgggccgggcgcttCGGCTGCGACCTGGACGCCCTCAGGGGCAGCATCCGCACCTTCGGCCAAGGTGGGTCCggaaaatcccgggaaaaatcccaggggaaagccagggaaaaTCCCAGGGGAATCCAAGGGGAATCCAGGGAAAATCCCAGGGGAATCCCAGGGGAATCCGGGGAGAATCCCAGGGGAATCCAAGGGGAATCCGGGGAAAATCCCAGgggaatcccagaaatcccaggaGAATCCCAGAGGAATCCAAGgggaatcccagaaatcccagggGAATTCCCGGGGAATCCAGGGAGAATCCCAGGGAAATCCCAGGAGATCCCAGGGGAAATCCCAGAGGAATCCAGGGAGAATCCCAGGGAGAATCCCAGGGGAAATCCAGGGGAATCCCAGGGAAATCTCAGGGGAATCCAGGAGAATCCCtgggaaaatccagggaaaatccCAGGggaatcccacctggagccggcctccattcccagcactcccagtgccattcccagtctctcccagtgctcccagccccattcccaaggatcccaatcccattcccattaatcccagtcccattcccagtccctcccagtccctcccagtctctcccagtgctcccagccccattcccaaggatcccaatcccattcccattaatcccagtcccattcccaatccctcccagtccctcccagtccctcccagtgctcccagtgccattcccagtccctctctCGGCAGTGTCCCACCCCAGGACGGGCTATTCCAGCCGCTCCCGCTGCAGCTCcggccccgcgctcccagcgGGATCCGCCCCGGGATCCGCCCCGGGATCCGCCCTGGGATCCGCCCCAGGATCCCCCGGGGACGGCGCCGCCCCAACGGAGCCGAGCCCGGCAGCGCAGGTGGGTCTGGAACAGCGGGAAGGGCGGGAATATCGGGAATATCGGGAATATCGGGAatattgggattgggatttggattgcagggaatgggatcaggaTTTGGGATCCAGGCCTGGCCCCACAGGTGGGTCTGGAACGGCGGGATCGGGAATATCGGGAATATCGGGAATatcgggattgggatggggggctctgggattgggaatatcaggattgggatcaggaaTATTGGGAATATCGGGATCAGGACTGGAAATATCAGGAACAGGGGGATCAGGAATATCGGGAACAGTGGGAATATTGGGAACAGGATCGGGAATATTGGGAATATGGGGAATATGGGGAACAGCGGGAATGGCAGGAGCACCGGGAATATCGGGGTCAGGATCGGGATCaggggaatgggatcgggaatatcgggatcgggatcaggaATATCGGGATAAAGGAATATTGGGATCAGGAATATCGGGATCAGGAATTGGGATCAGGATTGGGGTCAGGAATTgggatcaggattgggatcaggaaTATCAGGATCCGGAATTGGGATCAGGATCGGGgtcaggatcaggatcaggaatATCAGGATCAGGAATTGGGATCAGGAATATTGGGATCAGGAATatcaggatcgggatcaggatcgggatcaggattATGGGGGTTGGGATCGGGGCTCTGGGATCGGGGTTTGGGATCCGGGTTCTCCTGCCCGGAGCAGCCGccgggattttgggattctggGCTTTTCCTGGGAATGGCCATGTCGggatccccttttccccctttttttcccccttttccccctttttttcccccttttccccctttttttcccccttttccccctttttttcccccttttcccccttttccctcccaccCTTCCCCCAGTTCAGCATTCCaggaggttttttgggatttgggatcattttcccccttttcccgcaGCTCCCCCAGCGGATCCGGAACCCGGGAGCAGCCGGACCCCGCCCCcacccccagcgccccccggggattcccgggaaccccaaaaatcccgggaaccccaaaaatcccgggatCCCTGAAAACCCCGGGAACCCCAAACATTCTGGGATCCCTGAAaaccctgggaaccccaaaaaccccgggaACCCCAAACATCCCGGGATCCCTGAAAACCCCGGGAACCCCAAGaatcccaggaaccccaaaCATTCCGGGATCCCTGAAAaccccgggaaccccaaaaaccccgggaaccccaaaaatcccgggaaCCCCAAGAATCCTGGGATCCCAGAAAATCCTGGGATCCCCGAAAATCCCAGGAACTCCAAAAACCCCGGGATCCCTGAAaaccccgggagccccaaaaatcctgaGGTCCCAGAAAatcccgggaaccccaaaaatcccgggaaccccaaaaaccccaggaaccccaaacaTCCCGGGATCCCCGAAAGCCCCgggatccccaaaaaccccgtgATCCCTGAAAACCCCGGGAGCCCCGAAAatcccgggaaccccaaaaaccccgggaaccccaaaaatcccgggagCCGCGCCCGGAGCCGCCCGGGAGCCCGGGAAGCGCCGGGAAAGCCCCGCAGGAGCCGCCCCGAGGGAGCCAATTCCTGAGGCCCCCCCGGAATTCGGGATCGGGATTTGGGGCCCATCCCAGGAATGTTTACAAAAAATTCCCACTTTTGtgccatttcccccttttttgttttttttccctttttttcccctttttttccttctttttcccccttttttcttcttttttttccccttctttccccttttttccctcttctttctctcttttttcccctttttcccttttttccccttttttcccctttttcccttttttcccctttttcccttttttcccctttttcccctttttcccctttttcccttttttccccttttttccctcttttttccccctcttttttccccttttttcctctcttttttccccttttttccttctattttccccctttttcctcttttttttccccttctttcccgttttttccctcttctttcttttttccccctttttcacttttttcccctttttcccctttttcccctttttccctcttctttctctcttttttccccctttttccccttttattcccctttttttcccccttttttccccttttttcctctttttttcccccttttttccccttttattccccttttttcccctttttcccccttttttccctcatttttctccccctcccccgtcTTTGTCCcgccgggatttttggggctcccttTGATCCCAATCCCGGAATTTTTCCCGCCCCCCTcattcccaaatcccggccTCGGCCTCGCGCTGGCAGCGAGGGAAGAGCGGGGccagggaaggggggggggattgggggggaccctctggaatttgggggttccagttggaatttgggggttccctctggaatttgggggttccagttggaatttggggggttcctgctggaattttgggggggttccctgtgggatttggggggttcctgctggaattttgggggggttctctCTGGAATTTGGGATGTTCCCTGTGGGATTCCCGCTGGAATTTTGAGGGGTtcctctggaattttggggggttccagttggaatttgggggttccctatgggatttgggggttccagtTGTAATTTGGGGGGTTCCAGCTGGAATTTGGGATGTTCCCTGTGGGATTCccactggaattttggggagttcctgctggaattttgggggggaccctctggaattttggggggttccctctggaatttggggggttcccgttggaattttgggggggttcctgctggaatttgggggttccagTTGGAATTTGGGATGtttcctgtgggatttgggggttcccattggaattttgggggggactctctggaattttggggggttccctgtgggatttgggggttccagctggaattttgagggttctctatggaatttggggggttcccattggaattttggggggttcctgctggaatttggggggagaccctctggaattttgggatgttccctgtgggatttggggagttccagttggaattttgggggattccctgtaggatttggggggttcccgctggaatttggggggttcggGGATCTCCCTGAAGATTTGGGGGTGTCCCAAAATTCTGGGATGGGCCCTCCAGGAGcgggaattgttccctgtgggatttggggtggcccCAAGCAGGATCTGGGATGtccctttgggatttgggggttccctgtgggatttgggggttcccttTGGGATCCGGGATGTCCCtctggaatttgggaattccctgtgggatttggggctgtcccctgggatttgggaattcccTCTGGAATTTGGGATGTCCctttggaatttgggggttccctCTGAAATTTGGGATgtccctgtgggatttgggggttccctcTGGAATCCGGGATGGCCCTTCTGGAATTTGGGATGTCCCTTCctgacccccccatcccccacccCCCTAAAATCCAGGATGTCCCtctggaatttgggaattccctGTGCGACTTTGGGATGTtccctttgggatttgggggttccctttgggatttgggggttccctgtgggatttgggatggccCCTCTGGAATTTGGGATGTTCCTCTGGAATCTGGGAAttccctgtgggatttgggctgtcccctgggatttgggaactccctctggaatttgggggttccttgtgggatttgggggttccctcTGGAATTTGGGATGTCCCTTCCtgatccctccctccccacccccccccaaaatccgggatGTCCCCTCTGGAATCTGGGAACTCCCTCTGGAATCTGGGAACTCCtctggaatttgggaattccctCTGGAATTTGGGATGTTCCCTTTGGAATTcggggtccccccccccccccatccacCCCCACTCCGGGATTTTCCGGTTTTCTCtggaatttcttttggaatttcccccccctccccctcccccagccccgaaTTTCGGGGAATTTCCGGGAATTTCGGGGCTCTCTGGGGGGGNNNNNNNNNNNNNNNNNNNNNNNNNNNNNNNNNNNNNNNNNNNNNNNNNNNNNNNNNNNNNNNNNNNNNNNNNNNNNNNNNNNNNNNNNNNNNNNNNNNNNNNNNNNNNNNNNNNNNNNNNNNNNNNNNNNNNNNNNNNNNNNNNNNNNNNNNNNNNNNNNNNNNNNNNNNNNNNNNNNNNNNNNNNNNNNNNNNNNNNNNNNNNNNNNNNNNNNNNNNNNNNNNNNNNNNNNNNNNNNNNNNNNNNNNNNNNNNNNNNNNNNNNNNNNNNNNNNNNNNNNNNNNNNNNNNNNNNNNNNNNNNNNNNNNNNNNNNNNNNNNNNNNNNNNNNNNNNNNNNNNNNNNNNNNNNNNNNNNNNNNNNNNNNNNNNNNNNNNNNNNNNNNNNNNNNNNNNNNNNNNNNNNNNNNNNNNNNNNNNNNNNNNNNNNNNNNNNNNNNNNNNNNNNNNNNNNNNNNNNNNNNNNNNNNNNNNNNNNNNNNNNNNNNNNNNNNNNNNNNNAAAATTCCAGCaggaaccccccaaattccaactggaacccccaaattccagagggaacccccaaattccaactggaaccccccaaattccagagggaacccccaaattccaactggaacccccaaattccagagggtcccccccaatcccccccccccttccctggCCCCGCTCTTCCCTCGCTGCCAGCGCGAGGCCGAggccgggatttgggaatgAGGGGGGCGGGAAAAATTCCGGGATTGGGATCAaagggagccccaaaaatcccggcgGGACAAAgacgggggagggggagaaaaatgagggaaaaaagggggaaaaagggaaaaaaagagggaaaaaaagggaaaaaagagaggggaaaaaaggggaaaaaaaggggaataaaaggggaaaaagggggaaaaaagagagaaagaagagggaaaaaggggaaaaaaggggggaaaaggggaaaaaggggaaaaaggggaaaaaggggaaaaaagtgaaaaagggggaaaaaagaaagaagagggaaaaaacgggaaagaagggggaaaaaaagaggaaaaaaggggaaaatagaaggaaaaaaggggaaaaaagagaggaaaaaaggggaaaaaagagggaaaaaaggggaaaaaggggaaaaaagtgaaaaaggggaaaaaagggaaaaatggggaaaaaagggaaaaaggggaaaaaaggggaaaaggggaaaaaagggaaaaaaagggaaaaaggggaaaaaagagagaaagaagagggaaaaaaggggaaagaaggggaaaaaaaagaagaaaaaagggggaaaaagaaggaaaaaaaggggaaaaaaagggaaaaaaaaaaaaaaagggggaaatggcaCAAAAGTGGGAATTTTTTGTAAACATTCCTGGGATGGGCCCCAAATCCCGATCCCGAATTCCGGGGGGGCCTCAGGAATTGGCTCCCTCGGGGCGGCTCCTGCGGGGCTTTCCCGGCGCTTCCCGGGCTCCCGGGCGGCTCCGGGCGCGGctcccgggatttttggggttcccggggtttttggggttcccgggatTTTCGGGGCTCCCGGGGTTTTCAGGGATcacggggtttttggggatcccGGGGCTTTCGGGGATCCCGGGAtgtttggggttcctggggtttttggggttcccgggatttttggggttcccgggatTTTCTGGGATcccaggatttttggggctcccggggttTTCAGGGAtcccggggtttttggggttcctgggattTTCGGGGATCCCGGGATTTTCTGGGATCCCAAGATTCTTGGGGTTCCCgggagatttggggttcccggggtttttggggttcccagggttTTCAGGGATCCCGGGATGtttggggttcctgggattCTTGGGGTTCCCGGGGTTTTCAGGGAtcccggggtttttggggttcccggggtttttggggttcccagggttTTCAGGGATCCCAGAATGTTTGGGGTTCCCGGGGTTTTCAGGGatcccgggatttttggggttcccgggatttttggggttcccgggaatccccggggggcgctgggggtgGGGGCGGGGTCCGGCTGCTCCCGGGTTCCGGATCCGCTGGGGGAGCtgcgggaaaagggggaaaatgatcccaaatcccaaaaaacctcctGGAATGCTGAACTGGGGGAAGggtgggagggaaaagggggaaaagggggaaaaaaagggggaaaagggggaaaaaaaagggggaaaagggggaaaaaaagggggaaaagggggaaaaaaaagggggaaaaggggatccCGACATGGCCATTCCCAGGAAAAGCccagaatcccaaaatcccggTGGCTGCTCCGGGCAGGAGAACCCGGATCCCAAACCCCGATCCCAACCCCCATaatcctgatcccgatcctgatcccgatcctgatcctGATATTCCTGATCCCAATTCCTGATCTTGATATTCCTGATCCCAATATTCCTGATCCCAATTCCTGATCCTGATattcct
Above is a genomic segment from Aphelocoma coerulescens isolate FSJ_1873_10779 unplaced genomic scaffold, UR_Acoe_1.0 HiC_scaffold_431, whole genome shotgun sequence containing:
- the LOC138101701 gene encoding sporozoite surface protein 2-like; translation: MDREVALLAEMDTVKAEAMELLALRQRRAEALRKLTEAAPGMSEEQLLELRADIKHFVSERKFDEELGRAGRFGCDLDALRGSIRTFGQVSHPRTGYSSRSRCSSGPALPAGSAPGSAPGSALGSAPGSPGDGAAPTEPSPAAQLPQRIRNPGAAGPRPHPQRPPGIPGNPKNPGNPKNPGIPENPGNPKHSGIPENPGNPKNPGNPKHPGIPENPGNPKNPRNPKHSGIPENPGNPKNPGNPKNPGNPKNPGIPENPGIPENPRNSKNPGIPENPGSPKNPEVPENPGNPKNPGNPKNPRNPKHPGIPESPGIPKNPVIPENPGSPENPGNPKNPGNPKNPGSRARSRPGAREAPGKPRRSRPEGANS